Proteins co-encoded in one Syntrophorhabdales bacterium genomic window:
- the ligD gene encoding non-homologous end-joining DNA ligase: MNRKVADVAGKRLSLTNLEKNLYPSYGFTKAHVLDYYRRVSPFILPHLKDRPLTLVRFPEGVEKESFFEKRCPSHRPEWVTTAEVPTSGGKPMTACLVNDLNTLMWVENLASIELHVPLSRAASPYIADSMVFDLDPGEPAGVFDSARVALFIRDLLSRFKLGCYVKTSGKKGLHVYVPLNHKKTTFLQTKLFSKSVAEVLQRNYPDMVTTNIAKQQRENKVFINWSQNDPSKTMVCVYSLRAGKEPMVSFPVGWPELEETVTLRNSGALHVTEAEALQRLETEDDLFREVLVKKQQLPYSEKAVPQKA; this comes from the coding sequence TTGAACAGGAAAGTTGCGGATGTCGCAGGAAAACGACTCTCTCTGACAAACCTGGAGAAGAATCTCTACCCGTCCTACGGTTTTACCAAGGCCCACGTTCTCGATTATTACCGAAGGGTGTCGCCGTTCATCTTGCCCCACTTGAAAGACCGCCCTTTAACGCTCGTGCGATTCCCCGAAGGTGTGGAGAAGGAGTCCTTCTTTGAGAAGCGCTGTCCTTCACATCGCCCGGAATGGGTTACCACAGCCGAAGTTCCGACGTCTGGCGGAAAGCCAATGACCGCCTGCCTTGTCAACGATCTGAACACGCTCATGTGGGTAGAGAATCTTGCTTCCATCGAATTGCACGTGCCTCTGTCCAGGGCCGCATCTCCTTATATCGCGGACAGCATGGTCTTTGATCTGGATCCCGGAGAGCCCGCTGGTGTTTTTGATTCGGCGCGCGTTGCTTTGTTTATCAGGGATCTGCTCTCGCGCTTCAAGCTTGGATGTTACGTAAAAACCTCCGGGAAAAAGGGGCTTCATGTGTATGTTCCACTGAACCACAAGAAAACGACCTTCCTGCAAACAAAGCTCTTTTCCAAATCAGTAGCAGAAGTACTGCAAAGAAACTATCCGGACATGGTGACCACGAATATTGCCAAACAACAACGCGAGAACAAGGTATTCATCAACTGGTCTCAAAACGATCCCTCAAAAACCATGGTGTGCGTCTACTCGTTGCGGGCCGGTAAAGAACCGATGGTCTCCTTCCCGGTAGGATGGCCGGAGCTTGAAGAGACGGTCACGCTCCGCAACTCCGGAGCACTGCACGTGACCGAGGCAGAAGCCCTGCAAAGGCTCGAGACAGAAGACGATCTTTTTCGAGAAGTGCTTGTCAAGAAGCAGCAGCTTCCCTATAGCGAGAAGGCAGTCC
- a CDS encoding Ku protein, with amino-acid sequence MKNKGTVQAKRVKKLQVAAGQGEQTGERRSRRQQSKPAPDGKHEGSGQSIWSGTISFSLVAIPVQLVKAVEPGRVSFRMLHRKDYSPLARRMLCPREKKIVPAEEIVRGYAIGPDQYIVVTDEELESVTPERSRTIEIIQFFDANDMDPICYDHPYYLVPSKGGEKAYALLVQVMQQTSKAGLARFVLGEREHLVAIRSTQGALSMITLHYSDEIVSDKEIAPHETEKKSTEESHLKKSIKEMAADFDPHKYANERRKKILKFLERKTKEKAVVEAPEVEVEGGEGPADLVAVLQESMRKVKKAR; translated from the coding sequence ATGAAAAACAAAGGCACGGTTCAGGCGAAGCGCGTGAAAAAGCTACAGGTGGCGGCCGGACAGGGTGAACAGACAGGTGAAAGGCGATCAAGGAGACAGCAGTCAAAACCGGCACCAGACGGCAAGCATGAAGGGTCCGGCCAGAGCATATGGAGCGGGACCATCAGCTTCAGCCTCGTCGCGATTCCGGTACAGCTGGTCAAGGCTGTTGAACCTGGACGCGTCTCTTTTCGGATGCTCCACAGAAAAGATTATTCGCCCCTGGCGAGAAGGATGCTCTGCCCCAGGGAAAAGAAGATTGTGCCTGCCGAAGAGATTGTCCGCGGTTACGCAATCGGACCCGACCAGTACATCGTAGTCACCGATGAGGAACTGGAGTCGGTCACTCCGGAGCGGAGCCGCACCATAGAAATTATCCAGTTCTTCGACGCGAACGATATGGACCCGATCTGTTATGATCACCCCTATTACCTCGTTCCTTCCAAGGGCGGGGAAAAAGCCTACGCTCTGCTGGTGCAAGTGATGCAGCAGACGAGCAAGGCCGGCCTCGCCAGGTTCGTGCTGGGAGAAAGAGAGCATCTGGTGGCGATCAGGAGCACACAGGGCGCTCTCTCAATGATAACCCTTCATTACAGCGACGAGATAGTTTCCGACAAGGAGATTGCCCCTCATGAAACAGAGAAGAAATCCACAGAGGAGAGCCACCTGAAAAAGAGCATCAAAGAGATGGCTGCCGACTTCGATCCGCATAAGTATGCAAACGAGCGCAGGAAGAAGATTTTGAAATTCCTCGAGAGGAAGACGAAGGAAAAGGCGGTTGTCGAGGCACCGGAGGTTGAAGTGGAGGGAGGTGAAGGCCCCGCCGACCTCGTAGCAGTTCTGCAGGAGAGCATGCGGAAGGTGAAAAAGGCACGTTGA
- a CDS encoding Ku protein produces the protein MAGKTLWKGFIHFKGIDVSVSLHTAVKEDRIQFQLLHKRDLIKLKEQMICTYERTLVPPEDQTRGFQLETGKYILVDPEELEQFAPEQSRMIEVHEFVEAEQIDPLFLVRGYYLEPETPAAEYVALAGAMSDLKMQGICTWTMRKRSYVGSLRAVGKTLRLNTLRYVDEVIPVESLGLPVIALSQKEVKVGCDLINQLTEPFELEKFENEHQKKLQELLDRKARGEKVAILRPKRLKPTRPDTLLKTLEASLKRVA, from the coding sequence ATGGCAGGCAAAACGCTGTGGAAAGGCTTCATCCACTTCAAAGGCATTGATGTTTCTGTAAGCCTGCACACTGCGGTCAAAGAAGATCGAATACAGTTTCAACTGCTTCATAAGCGCGACCTCATCAAGCTGAAAGAGCAGATGATCTGCACGTACGAACGCACACTTGTGCCGCCGGAAGACCAGACCAGAGGCTTCCAGTTGGAGACCGGCAAATATATCCTCGTCGACCCGGAAGAACTGGAGCAGTTTGCTCCCGAACAAAGCAGGATGATCGAAGTCCATGAGTTTGTAGAGGCGGAACAGATCGATCCCCTCTTCCTGGTCAGGGGCTACTACCTCGAACCGGAAACCCCTGCAGCAGAATATGTTGCGCTCGCAGGCGCTATGAGTGACCTCAAGATGCAAGGCATCTGCACGTGGACCATGAGAAAACGGTCATACGTCGGGTCACTGCGCGCCGTCGGAAAGACTCTTCGCCTCAATACGCTACGCTACGTTGACGAAGTCATACCGGTAGAGTCTCTTGGCCTGCCTGTTATTGCCCTGTCACAAAAGGAAGTAAAGGTCGGTTGTGACCTGATCAATCAGCTGACAGAACCTTTCGAATTGGAGAAATTCGAAAACGAACATCAGAAAAAGCTACAGGAATTACTCGATAGAAAAGCAAGAGGGGAAAAGGTTGCGATCCTGCGGCCCAAACGCCTGAAGCCAACGCGACCGGATACTCTTCTCAAAACGCTCGAGGCAAGCCTTAAGAGGGTAGCATGA